A region of the Geomonas subterranea genome:
CATCATCGATTCCGGCGCCGTCGCCACCGTGCGCCTCACGGAGATCTTCCGGCAGGCCGCGGGCTCCAGGATCATCGTCAACGCCCACCGCATCAACCGGGGCGAGCTCCCCCTGCGGGACGAGGGGAAGGAACTGGCCGACTTCTACTTCATCCCCGCCGCCACCGCCGACGACATCCACGGCAAGCTGCTCCAGGTGATCACGGAGCGGATCCCCAAGCGTTTCGGTTTCGATCCCGTGCGCGACATCCAGGTGCTCACCCCCATGAACCGCGGCGGGCTCGGCACCGGTTCGTTGAACGCGGAACTGCAGGGGGTGCTAAACGGCAAGGCGGAACCCCGCGTGACCCGCTTCGGCACCGGTTTCGCGCCGGGGGACAAGGTGATCCAGACCGTGAACAACTACGAGAAGGAAGTCTTCAACGGCGACATCGGCCGGATCGTCGAGGTGCGCCAGGAGGAGGGGACGCTCAGCGTCGATTTCGACGAGCGGCTGGTGGAATACCAGTTCGGCGAACTGGACGAGGTGAGCCTCGCCTACGCCACCAGCATCCACAAGAGCCAGGGTTCCGAATACACCGCCGTGGTGATCCCCCTGTCCATGCAGCACTACACCATGCTGGAGCGCAACCTGATCTACACCGCCGTGACCCGGGGTAAGAAGCTCGTGGTGGTGATCGGCGAGCCCAAGGCGCTCGCCATGGCGGTGCGTACCAGCAAGTCGCAGCGCAGGATGACCGACCTGGCGCGCAGGATCTGCAGCGCCCCCGCTGAATAAGGCGAACGTTCAAGAGGAGGAAGCGATGAAGACCATCGGCATGATTGGCGGGCTCGGCCCGGAGTCCACCGTCGACTATTACCAGTGCATCATCGGGGCGTTCCGTGTGCCGGGTAGCCTGGCCGCGCCGGAGATGGTGATCTACAGCGTGAGCCTGCAGGAGGTGATGGACCTGGCCGCCGGACGCGAGTGGAACCACCTGGTCTACCTCCTGGTGCAGAAGGTGAGGGCGCTGCACAAGGCCGGCGCCGACTTCGCCATCATCACCGCGAACACGCCGCACGTCGTCTTCGACGAGATTCAGCAGAAGTCCCCCATCCCGCTCATCAGCATCGTTACCGCCACCTGCGACCGGGCGAAGGAGCTGGGGGTTAAGAGGGTCGGCCTGTTGGGGACGAAGTTCACCATGGAAGAGAACTTCTTCGCTCCTCCCTTCGCGGCGGCGGGGATCACTGTCGCGGTCCCCTCTGCCGGCGACCAGCGCTACATTCACGACAAGCTGATGACGGAGATCGAACTGGGGATCATCAAGGACGACACGAGAAAAGGGCTGATCGACATAATCGGGCGTCTGGTGCTGCAGGAAAAGGTGGAGGCGATCATCCTTGGCTGCACCGAGCTGCCGCTGATACTAAAGGACGGCGACTTCGACACGACCTTTCTCAATACCACGGCGATCCATGTCGAAAGCGTGGTGAGGTATTGCAGGGAAGGGAGGACGTGGTAAAAGGAGCAGGGCTGAATTAAGCATAGGGGGAAGTATGAAGATATTGATGATCCTGGCGCTGGTTCTCATCGCGTCGACCTCGTTCGCCGGGGAGAAGAAAAAGGCGGCCAAGGAGGCGCCGAACTCGCGATCGCTGCAGGAGAAGTGGGATGCGGACGCCTCGCTGCTGAAGCTCGACTGCAACGACAGCATGTGCGCCTACGGCGTCAAGGGGTCCGCGCAGATCGTCGACGCCGACAGCAACATCCGCTCGGCGTGGGTCGCCTTTCTCTATACCGACGAGGGGCGCAAGGGGCTGTCGGGTGCGCTGAAAGGGAGCTATTACAGCAAGGAAAAGTGGAATATCAACTGCAACGACGCGACCATGAACGTCTCCTCGGTGAACTACTACGACGCCAAGGGGAGTCCGGTCAGCTCCTACGGCAACGACGAGCGGTGGAGCGACATCGTCCCCGGCAGCTTCGGCGAGACCGTCGCCGCCATAGTCTGCACCCTGGAGGATGACGGGGACGAGCAGGACAATTCCGGCGCAGTGCCGGGAGAGTCGCCCCCCCAGGAAGGCACCCCCTTGTAAGCCATGAGCCCCCTCACCGGCATATCCCGCGCAAAGGTGCTGCTTCGGGCGCTGCGCTCCCGCAATTACCGCCTTTTCGTGGCGGGGCAGAGCGTCTCGCTGGTCGGTACCTGGATGCAGCAGGTCGCCATGAGCTGGCTCGTGTACCGGATGACCGACTCCGCGGTGCTCCTGGGGGTGGTCGGCTTCACCAGCCAGGTCCCCACCTTCATCTTCGCGCCGGTGGCGGGGGTCTTCGCGGACCGCTGCAACCGGCGCCGGCTTTTGATGCTGACCCAGGCGCTGGCCATGGTCCAGGCGGCGCTTCTGGCTGCGTCGGTGATGCTGGGGGTGGTCCAGGTCTGGCACATCGTGCTGCTCAGCCTGGTTTTGGGGGTGGTGAACGCCTTCGACATACCGGTCCGCCAGTCCTTCGTGGTCGAGATGGTGACCGAGCGTGAAGATCTCGGCAACGCCATCGCCCTCAACTCATCCATGGTCAATGCCGCCCGCCTGATCGGCCCGACCGTCGCCGGTCTGCTGGTCGCCACGGTCGGGGAAGGGATCTGCTTTCTCTTGAACAGCGCCAGCTATCTGGCCGTCCTTCTCGCCCTGGCCGCCATGCGCATCGAGCCCCGCCCGGGGAGGGAAAAGCCCCGGCGCCGCATCTACCATGAGCTCAAGGAAGGTTTCATCTACGCCTTCGGCTTCGGGCCGATCCGCAGCATCCTGTTGCTGGTCGCGCTGATGAGCCTTACCGGAATGCCGTACACCGTGCTGGTCCCCGTTTTCGCCAAGGATATCCTGCACGGCGGCGCCCACACCTTCGGCTTTCTGATGACCGCCGCCGGATGCGGCGCCCTGGTCGGCACCATCTACCTTGCCTCCCGCGGCACCGTTTTGGGCCTCGGCAAGGTGATAGTCCTCTCCACCTGCCTGTTCTCCGTCGGGGTCGCCGTCTTCGCCATCTCGAGCAGCATGGCGCTTTCCCTCGCCGCCCTGGTCGTGGCGGGGTTTGGCGCCATGACCCTGGTGGCGTCCTGCAACACCATCCTGCAGACCATCCTGGAGGAGGACAAGCGGGGGAGGGTGATGAGTTTCTTCACCATGGCCTTCATGGGTATGGCCCCCTTCGGCAGCCTCGGAGCCGGTGCCATGACCAAGGTCGTCGGCCCGCGGGTAACCCTGGTCATCGGGGCCTGCTGCTGCCTTGCCGGAGCGTTTGTCTTTGCCAGGAACCTCCCCCGCATCAGGCAGATGGTCCGCCCCATCTACGCGCGGATGGGAATCGTGAAAGAGGTCGCCCAGGGGATGGAAACCGCGGCGGAGCAGCCGCAACTGCCCAAGGAGAAGGAGTGACCTGCCGCGCAACTTGACCTCGTAGTGTCAATATTGGTACTATACATATGGCCAGCGTAGTGGACATCATCGAAAGGCTTCGACGCGCGCCCGAAGCCGTGCGTTTCGCGGAGCTTTGCAGAGTCTGCGAGCACTACTTCGGGGAACCCCGCAGGAGAGGGGGGAGCCACCAGGTCTACAAGACCCCGTGGACCGGCGACCCGCGGGTGAACATCCAGAATTCCAACGGGTACGCGAAGGCGTACCAGGTGAAGCAGGTGCTGAAGGCGATTGAGCGGTTGGAGGTGGAACGTGGCAGAACTGACCGATAAATATACTTACAGAATCACGTGGTCGGAGGACGATGAAGAATTCGTGGGACTGTGCGCCGAGTTCCCAAGCTTGAGCTGGCTTGATAAGAGCCCCGAAGCGGCACTCAAAGGCATACGTGAACTCGTCGGCGACATCATCGTCGACATGAGCGGCGCCGGAGAGGCCGTTCCCGAACCTATCGCGGCCAGAAACTTCAGCGGGAGATTCGTGGTGCGCGTCCCTCCCGAGGTGCACCGGCAACTGGCGATTCAGGCCGCAGAAGCGGGGGTGAGCCTGAACCGGCTGGCCAGCGCCAAGCTCAGTCATTAAGGAACCATGATAGATTTTCTTACCGCAGGTTTTGTCCTTGGATGCTCGGCGGGGTTCTCGCCGGGGCCGCTTCTGATGCTGGTCATCTCCGAGACGCTCACCCACGGCACCCGCTCCGGGGTGCGGGTGGCGCTCTCCCCCATCATCACCGATTTCCCCATCATCGCCGCCACCCTGCTTCTGTTGATGAACCTCTCGGGGTATCACGGCATCCTCGGGGCCCTGTCGCTGGCGGGCGGCCTCTTCATCCTCTACACCGGCTACCACTCCCTGCGGGCACGGCCGGTCGAGCTGGAACTCCCCAAGGAGCCCCCGAAGTCGCTGCGCAAAGGCGTGCTCACCAACTTCCTCAGCCCGCACCCCTACCTGTTCTGGATCACCGTGGGGGCGCCCCTTTTGAGCCGGGCGCTCAAGGCCGGTCCCGCCGCCTTTGTCGCCTTCATCGGGAGCTTCTACCTCTGCCTCATCGGCGCCAAGATCATCCTCGCCGTCGCGGTGGGGAGATCGCGGGCCTTCATGGGGAGCACCGTTTACCTCTGGATCATGCGGATCCTCGGCGCGCTTTTGACTTTTTTCGCGCTGCTCTTGTTCCGGGAGGGGCTCAAGCTGTTGGGGGTAGGGTAGGAGGAGGGCGCGAGTCCCCCCTCAGGTGTGCTCTATTTCCACCACGTCGATCTGCAGCACGATCTCTTCACCCGCCAGTTGCGGGTTGCGGTCCAGGCTGACCCCCTTGTCGGTGCTGACGAAGCTGAACTCATCCGTGGTCCCCTGGTCCACCACCTCCTGCTGCATCTCGGTCGCGCTCCCGCCGATGGGGGCGGACTCGCGGGAGAAGCGGGACACGGCGGAGGGGTCCCTGCGCCCGTAGGCCTTGTCCGGCGGCACGGTGACCCGCTTCGATTCTCCCGCCGACATCCCCTCCAGCGCCTCCTCCAGCCCCCGCATCACCCTGCCCAACCCCACCGTGACCCGCAACGGGTCTCCTCCCGCCGTCGATTCGACCACCGCCCCGTTCTTGCGCAGCGCCGTGTAATGGACCTGCACCGTACTGCCGTACTTTACCGTTGGCATGTGCCACCTCCGTTGACGCTCTCTCTCACCTGCCGCCAGCCGTCCTTCAGTCGCACCCCGAGAAGCGGTCCACCTCCACGTTCTCCAGCAGGCGCCCCAGGTAGCGGGACTTCAGCTGTTCGCTGGCCATGAGCCTCTTGACGGGGGGCATCCTGAGTATGGCCCCGAGTATCGCCGCCATGGCGCGGTGGCTCAGGTAGGCCTGGTTGTCGAAGATGAGGTTTTGCAGCTTGCCGCGCTCGATCGCCATGAGCACCAGGCGATGGGCCGTGTTCACCGGCGTCAGGATGCGCCTCGCGCGGGGTTCCAGGCGCACGGCCCCGGCGGGACAGACCCGCGCGCAGATCCCGCACCCCAGGCAGAAATCTGTGGCGGCCCGCGCCTTGCGTCCGCCCCCCTCCCGACCTCCCCTTCCGGGGGAGGAGCTGTAGGTCGGACATCCCCGCCCCCGGAGGGGGAGGGTCAGGGAGGGGGGACGGCCCCTCGTCGGTGTCCATCGTGATGGCGTCCACCGGGCAGATGGCGGCGCACGTGCCGCAGCCCGTGCAGCGGTGGCTGGCCGTGGTCTGGACAAAGTTGGTGCTGTACATGGCGTTGGAGATGGCCAGCCTGCGGGTGGCGATGAGCCCTTCGCAGCAGCAGCGGCAGCAGTTGCAGATGAAGTTGACACGCTTCTGAACGTTGTCCGCGCACTGCACAAGGTTCAGGTCGCGCGCTTTTTGCAGCAGATCGAGCCCCTCGACGCTGTCCACCCGGCGCGCCACGCCGCGTCGCAGCAGCGATTGCGCCGCGAGGTTCAGGGTCATGCAGATGTCCAGCGGCGCCCCGCAGCCCCGGTCCAGCTGGGCCATCTTGTGCCGGCAGTAGCAAAGCCCCACCGCGATGTCGCTCGCGCTCTTGATCACCTCGCTCGCCCGCTCGTAATCGAGCACCAGGCAGGCCTTCTCGTCGGGGACCGCCTCCTCGTTCACCAGCACCCGCCCAAGCGAGGTCTCGCCGCCGGCAAAGAGGTCGCGGATGAAGGCGTCCTCGACGTTTATGTAGTGGAAAAAGAGCCGGGCCAGCTCCTTCTGGTCCAGGTCCGGACGCCGCCGCATCAGCGAGAACTCGAAGAATCCGGCCATCGGTGGAGGGAGGATGTAGATCGTCCTGCCGCCGCGCTCGATGTCGAGGAGCAGCGAACGCGAGGCGAGCTGTTCGAGCAGGATGCGCGCGTCGTTGGTGGCGACCTTCCAGATCCTTGCCGCCCTCGCCGCAGAAAAGGGGCGCAGCGGCAGCTGGCTCATGAGCGCCGCCTCCCGCTCGCTGCACAGGATGGAAAGGATCCTGAGCAGGAGCTCCGACTCCGGCGCCCCTTGCGGGAACTTGTTCACCCGCCGCATCAGGCGGTGGTAGCCGTCGTTTGGTCGCTCGCCCGGCATGTGAGGCCCCTTTTATTAGGAAAAAGACAATGTGCCAGTATAGCAGTCCGCCAAGGGCAGGCAACCACCGCTTGGAGCCGCCCGCATCCGGGAGATCCGGCCCTCGCCGTTTCGTTTATCCTGATGCCGCTAATTAAAGATCCCCCCCGCTGCGCCGAAAAAGAATAGAGCGACCGATGCGTTTCCGTCCCCGTGGTGGTCGAGGAGCCCTCCCTGACGATGAAGAAATTGACCCTGACAACGAAGATGAGCCTCATGGTGTCCCTTTTGGTGGCGCTGGTGCTCTCGTTGATGACGCTGTGCGCGGCGTGGTTCCTCGAAAAGCAGTACCAGGATACCGTGTCGGAGCAGCAGTTCTCCATGGTCAGCTCCATGGCCGGGGAGATCGACAGCAAGATGCGTCAGACCCAGCTCCAGCTCGTGGCCCTCGCCGACAGCATCCCGCACCGGCTCTTCACCAGCCCCCTGCTGGCCCAGCGCTTCCTGGAACAGCGCCCCGAGGCACTGGCGCTCTTCGACAGCGACATCTTCATCTTCGACGCCACGGGAAAGCTCCTCGCGGTCAATCCCCCGGAAAAGCAGCTGATCGGCAGGGATTACTCCTTCCGCGACTATTACCGGGAGGCGGCCCGCGACAAGAAGCCCGTCATTTCCGACCCTTTCATCTCAACCCAGGCCCACGGTCACCCAACGGTCGCCTTCGTGGTCCCGGTGCTGGACGGGCGGGGCGACATCCTCGGGATGATCGGCGGCATGATCGACCTGTACAAGGACAACTACCTGGGCAAGCTCTCCCACGCCCGGATAGGGGAGAACGGCTACCTCTACCTGTTCAACACGCGGCGCATCATCATCGCCCACCCGGACCAGCAACGCATCCTGAAGCACGATCTCCCGCCGGGGGGAAATCCCCTGCTGGACCGTGCCCTGGCCGGTTTCGAGGGGGCCGGCGAGACGGTCACCTCGCGCGGGTTGCCTGCGGTGGCCGCCTTCAAGCGCCTCAAGAGCACGGGGTGGATCCTCGCCTCGACCTTCCCGCTCACCGAGGCCTACGCGCCGGTGCGGGAGGCCAAGGTGCTGCTGGCGGCCGGGCTGGTGGCGGCGCTGGCGGGGAGCGTGCTGGTCTGCCTCTTGTTCATGAGGCGGCTGACGGCACCCCTTTCGACCTTCATCCGCCACGTGGAGGGGATCAGCGACGGGGACCAGGAGCTGGAGCCGGTGGCGATACGGACCGGCGACGAGATCGGCACGCTGGCCCGCGCCTTCAACCGCATGATCCTGGAGCTGCGCCGGCAAAAGGAATCGGCGCGCGAACTGCGCCTCGCCATCGACCAGGCGCCGGTGACGGTCATGGTCACCGACCGCAACGGCACCATAGAGTACGTGAATCCCCATTTCACCAAGGTGACCGGCTACAGCGCGGAGGAGGCGCTGGGGGGGACTCCGAGGCTGGTCAAATCGGGATGGCACCGGCGGGCGTTCTACGCGGAGATGTGGCAGACGGTCCTTTCCGGGCGGGTGTGGCGCGGCGAGATGCGCAACAAGCGTAAAAACGGCGACCTGTACTGGGAGAGCGCCTCGATCTCCCCGGTCAAGGACGACAGCGGGACCATCAAGAACCTTGTGGCGGTCAAGGAGGACATCACCGAGAGAAAGCGGGCCGAGGAGGCGCTGATCAGAAGCGACGAGCGGATCCGGCTCCTGCTGGAATCGACGGCGGAGGCGATCTTCGGGATGGACCTCCTCGGAAACTGCACCTTCGCCAACCGCGCCTGCGCCACCCTCCTCGGCTATGCCGGAACGGAGGAGCTGCTGGGCAAGAACATGCACCTGCTCATCCATCACACCGCCGTCGACGGCTCTCCCAACCCGGTGCAGCAATGTCCGCTCTACCGTGTGCTGCGCGGGGAGCAGGGGGTGCACAACGACGACCAGATCTTCTGGCGCGCGGACGGGACCAGCTTCGCCGTCGAGTACTGGTCCTATCCGCAGCTGAGCAACGGGGAACTGGTGGGGGGGGTGGTCACCTTCTTCGACATCACCGAGCGGAAGCGGGCCGAGGAGGAACTGCTCCGCGCGACCGAGGCCGCCGAGGCGGCGACGCGGGCCAAGAGCGAGTTTCTCGCCAACATGAGCCACGAGATCCGCACCCCGATGAACGCGGCCCTGGGGATGCTCTACCTCTTGCGGCAGACGGAGCTCACCGAACAGCAGAAGGAATACCTGGACAAGGCGCAGAGCGCCTCGGGGGTGCTGCTCCGGGTGATCAACGACATCCTCGATTTCTCCAAGATAGAGGCCGGGAAAATGCAGGTGGAGCAGATCCCGTTCCGGGTGGAGAAGGTGCTCTCCGACCTGCGGGACGTGGTGAGCGCCATCCTGCGGGACAAGGAGGTCGAGTTCGTCGTCAATAAAGCCGGCGACATTCCGGAGCTTTTGGTCGGGGACCCCCTCCGGCTGGGGCAGGTGCTGCTCAACCTGACCGGCAACGCCATCAAGTTCACCGAAAAGGGGAAGGTCGAGGTGGACGTGGCGCTGCTGGCACTCGAGGAGGGATGCGCCACCCTGCGCTTTTCCGTCACCGACACCGGCATAGGAATGGGGGCGAAGCAGCGGGAAGGGGTGTTCAAGCCCTTCACCCAGGCCGACACCTCCACCACCCGCAGGTACGGCGGGACCGGGCTGGGGCTCGCCATCTGCCAGGAACTGGTGCAGCTCATGGGGGGGCGGATCTGGGTGGAGAGCGAGCCGGGGCGCGGCAGCACCTTCAGCTTCGTGGCGCGCTTCGGACGGCTGGAGCCGGGGCAGGCGGCACCTCCGGAGCTCCCGGCGCACGATTCCCCCCCGGAGGGGCTCGCGGGGGTGCGCGTGCTCCTCGTGGAGGACAACACGATGAACCAGGAGGTGGCCCGCTTCATCCTCGAGCGCGGCGGTGTGAGGGTCGACGTCGCTCGGGACGGCGCGGAGGCGCTCTCCATGGTGCACGCCGACGGGGCCCGGTACCATGCCGTGCTCATGGACGTGCACATGCCGGTGATGGACGGCCTGGAGGCGACCCGGCGCATGCGGCTCGACCCCGCCCTGGAGCGGCTCCCCATCATCGCCATGACCGCCAGCGCGCTCCCCGGCGAGCGGATCCTCTGCCGGGAGGCCGGCATGAACGACCAGGTGGACAAGCCGATCAACGTCCCCGGGCTCTTCGCCACCCTGAGCCGCTGGGTCGGTCCGCTCCACGGTGCCGCCGGGGCGCCCCCCGAACCGGCGGGGGAGGGGGAGGACGTGCCGCTTCCCGACCACCTGCCGGGGCTCGACCTGAAGCGGGCGAAGTCCGTGCTCCAGGAGAACAGGCTCCTCAAAAAGCTGCTGCTCACTTTCCTGAAGGAAAACGAGGGGCTCGTGCAGCGGATCGCCGCTGCGGCCGGAAAGGGCGACCTCAAGGCGGCACGTCAGATGATCCACACGGTGAAGGGAAGCGCGGGTAACGTGGGGGCCATCTGGCTCGGGAGCGCCGCGGCTTCACTGGAGATCGCCCTGCGGGGAGACGACGCCATGGTGGTGCATGAGACCCTGGAGCGCTTCGCGGAGAAGCTCGCCGAGGTGCTCGGTTCCATCCGGGTGCTGCGGCAGGGGTGGACCGGGCGCGGCGGCGCGGAACCGGGGACGGCGGCCGGGCTCAGCTGCGAGGATCCCCCCCGCGCGGTGGCCCTGGCCGGGATTCTCGCCAGCCTGCTCGAGAGCCAGAACATGAACGCGCTCCCGGTATGGGAGGAGATGCGTTCCCTGCTGGCGGGCGACATCGTGGAGCGCCTGGACCTCACGCTGCAGGGGCTTGATTTCGCCGATGCCGGCGCGGTATTGCAGGAAATCATTCAGGAACTGGAGAACGCATGAACCCAGACCGCAGCGAACAAGGGGCAAGACCCAAGATCCTCATCGTGGACGACACCGCGGCCAACATCGAGGTGCTGTACCAGATCCTCAAGGCCGAATACGACATCCTGTTCGCCAAAAGCGGCACCGACGGCCTGCGCATGGCGCGGGAGCAGATGCCTGACCTGGTGCTCCTGGACGTGATGATGCCGGACATGGACGGCTACGAGGTATGCCGGGTGCTGAAACAGGAGCCGGAGACGGCGCGCATCCCGGTGGTGTTCGTGACGGCGATGGACAACGATGAGGACGAGACACGGGGGCTGGAGCTCGGCGCCATCGACTACCTCACCAAGCCGATCCGCCCCTGCATCGTCCGGGCGCGGGTGCGCAACCACCTGGAGCTGAAGCACCGGGGGGACCTGCTGGAGCAGTTGAGCGCGCAACTGGCGCACAAGAACCGGGAGCTGGAGGTGCTGGTGCGGGAGGATGGGCTTACCGGGATCGCCAACCGGCGCCACTTCGACGAGGCGCTGCGCTGTGAGATCCAGCGGGCCGCGCGCAACGGCCGCAACCTCTCCCTCATCATGTGCGACATCGACCACTTCAAGAGGTTCAACGACCTCTACGGCCATTTCGCCGGTGACAAATGCCTGCAGCTGGTGGGGGAGCTTTTGAAGAAGAGCTTCAAGCGTGCCGGCGAGGTGGTGGCGCGCTACGGCGGCGAGGAGTTCGCCGCCATCCTCCCCGACACCAGCGGCGAGCTGGCGGGGCACCTGGCGGAGCGGCTGCGGCTCGAGCTTTTCGGCCAGGCCCTGCCGCACGCCCAGTCCCCGTCCGGGGTGGTGACCATGAGCCTCGGCGTGACGGGGGGGCTCGTGACGCGGGAGCGGGGCGTGGAGTGGTTCATAACCTCAGCCGACAACGCGCTGTACCGCTCCAAGGAGGGGGGGAGAAACCGGGTCACCGTCTGGGAGGATCAGTAGTCGACCCCCGGCTGCGGCTCGATCTCCTTGCGGTAGGCGTGCTTCACCTCGACCACCTCGCTCACGGTGTCGGCCAGTTCCACCACCAGCGGGTGCGCGTCCCGCCCGGTGAGCACGAGATGCATGAGCGGCGGCTTGCGCGCCAGGATCTCGAGGAGCTGTTCCAGGTCGATCAGCTGCAGTTGCAGGGCGTTGTTGATCTCGTCGAGGATCACCATGTCGAAGGCGCCCGAGCCGATCTTCTCCAGGGAGAGCCGCACGGCGTCCTGCGCGTTGGCCCGGTGCTCGCTCCTCGGGTAGGGGTTGCCCAGGATGCCGCAGAACCCCTTGCCGGTGGTGTGCAGTTCCACCTGGTCGCCCAGAAGCTTCACCCCGTCCCACTCCCCCGCGTACAGGTCCCCCTTCATGAACTGGATGATGCAGACCTTCATGCCGTGCCCGCAGGCGCGCAGCGCCATCCCCAGCGCCGAGGTGGTCTTCCCCTTGCCGTGACCGGTGATGACCACGGTCAGTCCCTTTTTCAGCTTCGGTTCCAGCCTGTGTATCCGCACCGGCGGGCTTCCCTCTTTATTCATGATGCGGCCTCCCCTCGTTTCCTTATCAACAGTCCCGCGACGGCGGGGAGGATCAATGGTGCGCCGCCATCTTCCCGAGAACGCGCCACAACCCCGCCACCCCCATGAGGGCGATGGCGATGCCGGCGGTGCGCAGCATGGCGTTTCTGAGGGCGCCGGAGATGGCGCTCGACGCGGTCCCGAAACCGAGCATGACCGGGACCGTCCCCAGGCCCATGGCGGCCATGGTGGCCGCGCCGGTTGCGGGGCTCCCGGTCCCGGCGGCGATGAGGAGCGGCGCGTAGACCAGGCCGCAGGGGAGCAGGCCGAGCACCAGGCCGAGCGGCAGCGAGGCCAGGGGGGAGGGGGCGGCGAGGGCCCGCCTCACCGGCGCGGCGAGA
Encoded here:
- a CDS encoding cob(I)yrinic acid a,c-diamide adenosyltransferase, giving the protein MNKEGSPPVRIHRLEPKLKKGLTVVITGHGKGKTTSALGMALRACGHGMKVCIIQFMKGDLYAGEWDGVKLLGDQVELHTTGKGFCGILGNPYPRSEHRANAQDAVRLSLEKIGSGAFDMVILDEINNALQLQLIDLEQLLEILARKPPLMHLVLTGRDAHPLVVELADTVSEVVEVKHAYRKEIEPQPGVDY